The following proteins come from a genomic window of Oscillatoria sp. FACHB-1407:
- a CDS encoding hybrid sensor histidine kinase/response regulator has protein sequence MSANSETYAYFLEEANDLLHSIEQDLLSLRTNRTIATVHNLMRSAHTLKGAAASVGLETIKTLSHVLEDIFKMFYNPNVVIDAEVEALLFQGYECLRLTLSAEFTGGAINESAMLDRAASVIAQLQDKLGDCFDQEAMLPTSADLGFDIVQSMFESGVSQRLETLEQALQENNPQTLQTVVQTTAEILLGLAESLELPGFEAIAQTTLTALKQHPEQVMQIARLALQDFRQGQSAVLQGDRTEGGASSTALRQLATVESPQTMAEGEIEELESADLLQQIEQELDQLLSGEFLANAAATVTSQPSKFTGHEVEPGLMPLMGTTKSAATALETITAPEMTPERESALAETSSLSAVGTVQTKTLYPTPIDGAKSAHSSPTSSTIRVEIEQLERLNYITAELLIHQNRQVNQDESLRFTVRKLLSNLQKHQQIMGDLQDLSDRMLVRKGTWGTQAIAPTVIPAYSPTPEFDALELDQYNDLHFLIQQALNQFTQLKETSEEIDQFTRHTRYGRSAQHRLLAEMRDGLTSARMQALGEVFNRFPRVLQQLSAAYDKSVELVLMGKDVLVDKAIAERLYDPLLHLVRNAFDHGIESVDVRRARHKPDVGRIEICAYHDGNQTLIEVRDDGGGIDLEQIAQRAMELNLLSPEQIKQSSPADLLNLVFEPGFSTASQINDLSGRGVGLDVVRAQVQTLDGQVSVASIAQKGTTITLHLPVSLTIAKLLVCNADDNVYALPVESIQQVIAVRLEQLQQTADQQFALRWRFQNKDQLIPIQWLSKLITYKANPIKQQSGYQLPQLSSSESTLTDLSKALAGENSFAVLLLNTAHGLSGLAVDQVLGEQELVIRPLGAAIASPPYVYGCCILGNSGLALVIDARKLVQSQSAALEWHQTSPIKISSLNQLPLLDGAKAGTKSGARVIKQERVLLVVDDSLTLRQALSSTLIKGGFQVLQAQDGLEAIAYLQEHSDIALVICDIEMPRMNGFQFLNQFRQNLRYVQIPVVMLTSRTADKHRQLALQLGASAYLTKPYKESELLSTVTNLIHIK, from the coding sequence ATGTCTGCCAACTCCGAAACCTACGCCTATTTCCTTGAAGAAGCCAACGACTTGCTGCACAGTATCGAGCAGGATTTATTGAGTTTGCGAACCAATCGGACGATCGCCACGGTGCACAACTTAATGCGATCGGCTCACACCCTCAAAGGGGCAGCAGCTAGCGTTGGCTTAGAAACAATCAAAACGCTATCCCACGTCTTAGAAGACATCTTCAAGATGTTCTACAACCCCAATGTCGTGATCGATGCTGAGGTTGAAGCCCTGCTATTTCAGGGATATGAGTGTTTGCGGTTAACGCTCTCCGCCGAATTCACTGGAGGGGCGATCAACGAGTCTGCCATGCTCGATCGCGCTGCATCCGTCATTGCCCAACTGCAAGACAAGTTAGGGGACTGTTTTGATCAAGAAGCCATGCTACCCACCTCGGCTGATCTGGGGTTTGACATTGTGCAATCAATGTTTGAATCGGGAGTCAGCCAACGCTTAGAGACTCTAGAACAGGCTCTTCAGGAGAACAATCCCCAAACCCTCCAAACCGTTGTGCAAACCACAGCGGAGATTTTGTTGGGTCTGGCGGAGTCTTTGGAGTTGCCAGGATTTGAAGCGATCGCCCAGACGACTCTCACCGCTCTCAAGCAGCATCCGGAGCAAGTGATGCAGATTGCTCGGTTGGCATTGCAAGATTTTCGTCAGGGACAGAGTGCCGTTTTGCAGGGCGATCGCACGGAAGGAGGCGCATCCTCAACTGCGCTGCGGCAGTTGGCAACGGTTGAGTCTCCTCAAACCATGGCTGAGGGAGAGATTGAGGAATTGGAGTCGGCGGATTTACTGCAACAAATTGAACAGGAATTAGACCAGCTATTGAGTGGCGAATTCCTTGCCAATGCTGCGGCAACAGTGACTTCACAACCTTCAAAATTCACAGGTCACGAGGTTGAGCCGGGTTTGATGCCCCTCATGGGCACGACAAAATCTGCTGCAACCGCTCTAGAAACGATCACGGCTCCAGAAATGACACCAGAGCGTGAGTCAGCGTTAGCCGAGACATCAAGCTTGAGTGCAGTGGGTACAGTGCAAACGAAGACCCTTTATCCTACTCCCATTGATGGTGCAAAATCAGCCCATTCGAGTCCTACATCATCCACTATTCGGGTTGAAATTGAACAATTAGAGCGGTTGAACTATATCACCGCTGAGTTACTAATTCACCAGAATCGCCAGGTCAACCAGGATGAATCATTGCGGTTCACCGTCCGAAAACTGTTGTCCAACTTGCAAAAGCACCAACAAATCATGGGCGATTTGCAGGATTTATCCGATCGCATGTTAGTGAGAAAAGGAACCTGGGGAACACAGGCGATCGCACCAACGGTGATACCTGCCTATTCACCAACGCCAGAGTTTGATGCCCTGGAGTTAGACCAATACAACGATTTGCATTTTCTGATTCAACAGGCATTAAATCAATTCACCCAGCTTAAGGAAACCTCAGAAGAGATTGATCAATTCACACGGCACACTCGCTATGGGCGATCGGCACAACACCGATTGCTGGCCGAGATGCGCGATGGGTTGACATCCGCTCGAATGCAAGCATTGGGAGAAGTGTTTAATCGCTTTCCACGAGTGTTGCAGCAGTTGAGCGCGGCTTACGATAAGTCGGTTGAGCTAGTGCTGATGGGCAAGGATGTTTTAGTCGATAAGGCGATCGCTGAGCGACTCTACGATCCTCTGTTGCATCTGGTTCGCAATGCGTTTGACCACGGAATCGAGTCGGTTGATGTGCGGCGAGCAAGACACAAACCCGATGTTGGGCGAATTGAAATTTGCGCTTATCATGACGGTAACCAGACGTTGATTGAAGTGCGAGATGATGGTGGTGGCATCGATTTAGAGCAGATTGCTCAACGGGCAATGGAGCTGAATCTTTTATCACCGGAACAAATTAAGCAAAGTTCTCCGGCTGATTTGCTCAATTTGGTGTTTGAACCGGGTTTCTCGACGGCTTCACAAATCAACGACCTGTCAGGACGAGGGGTGGGATTGGATGTCGTGCGTGCCCAGGTGCAAACCCTGGATGGACAGGTCAGTGTTGCTTCTATTGCTCAAAAAGGCACAACCATTACACTGCATTTACCTGTTTCACTGACTATTGCAAAACTGTTGGTGTGCAATGCAGACGACAATGTCTATGCATTACCTGTTGAGAGCATTCAACAAGTAATTGCAGTCCGTTTAGAGCAATTGCAACAAACGGCTGACCAACAGTTTGCGTTACGTTGGCGATTTCAAAATAAAGACCAACTGATTCCAATTCAATGGCTATCTAAATTGATTACCTATAAGGCTAATCCGATCAAACAGCAAAGTGGTTATCAACTTCCTCAACTTTCCAGTTCAGAATCAACACTGACTGATCTATCCAAGGCTCTCGCTGGCGAAAATTCCTTTGCTGTTCTTTTGCTGAATACTGCCCATGGCTTAAGTGGATTAGCGGTCGATCAAGTGTTAGGGGAGCAGGAATTAGTGATTCGTCCACTGGGAGCGGCGATCGCCTCACCGCCATATGTGTATGGTTGTTGCATCCTGGGTAACAGCGGATTGGCATTGGTGATTGATGCACGCAAGTTAGTCCAATCTCAATCCGCTGCTCTGGAATGGCATCAAACCAGTCCGATTAAAATATCCTCACTGAATCAGCTTCCTTTGTTGGATGGCGCAAAAGCCGGGACAAAATCAGGTGCAAGAGTTATCAAGCAGGAGCGTGTTTTGCTTGTCGTGGATGACTCGTTAACGCTGCGACAGGCTCTCAGCAGCACCTTGATCAAGGGAGGGTTTCAGGTGCTACAGGCGCAGGATGGATTGGAGGCGATCGCCTATTTACAAGAACATTCTGATATTGCACTGGTGATTTGCGATATCGAAATGCCCCGTATGAATGGCTTCCAATTCCTCAATCAGTTTCGGCAAAATCTACGCTACGTCCAGATTCCGGTGGTCATGTTAACGTCTCGCACTGCCGACAAACATCGTCAGTTAGCTCTTCAATTGGGCGCATCTGCTTATTTGACAAAACCCTACAAAGAGAGTGAGTTACTCTCTACGGTGACAAACCTGATTCATATCAAATAA
- a CDS encoding DUF4242 domain-containing protein — MARVLVEKIFDPPITEDQWNQDVRRAIPCHQSNRVYWIRSMMAHDRSRVICEFDAPDAETVRRSFRKVGLPFARIWTVEVLEPVVDHQGTIGTKGWLVGDRQS, encoded by the coding sequence ATGGCGCGTGTTCTAGTTGAAAAAATCTTTGACCCACCGATCACAGAAGACCAGTGGAATCAGGATGTGAGGCGAGCAATACCCTGCCATCAAAGCAACCGCGTGTACTGGATTCGCTCTATGATGGCTCACGATCGCAGTCGAGTAATTTGTGAGTTTGACGCTCCAGACGCCGAAACCGTACGGCGATCGTTTCGCAAAGTGGGTCTGCCGTTTGCCCGCATCTGGACGGTGGAGGTATTGGAACCCGTCGTGGATCATCAGGGAACCATTGGCACCAAAGGTTGGTTGGTGGGCGATCGCCAAAGTTGA
- a CDS encoding AAA family ATPase — MSSTLDIRLLGGFSLAYGDRPIPGITTSRSQALLACLVLHRHTPQPRQRLAFYLWADSTDTQARSNLRKELSYLRRDLPEADRFLIIESKTLQWSPAAPFTLDVMAFENAVKAAAQTTDPDQVRSLLEQAIQLYQGDLLPSCEDEWIVSERERLQQIRVKGLEQLIDLLKTQQDYRTAIGYAQQLLRIDSLNEAAYASLMQLHWLSGDRANALQLYHRCITVLREEMGVDPSATTRDLYQRILNEDEQPTPPELPRSTSIPPALPVPPTTQQDWGEAIDVSTFYGRVTELSTLHQWINRDRCRLVLLLGMGGIGKTALAVKLAQEIVGNREAKIETGNAEAGTQNSPTPHSLLPILFTHIIWRSLRNAPLLETLLDELIPFLSDQQDVKAEIGRFIHWLKRHRCLVILDNIESIFQEGDRAGHYRAGYESYGELFKQLGEVQHQSCVLLTSREKPAEIAVLEGTTAVQTLHLGGVPEAACAIIEAKGLIGSDTHKQQLCQFHNYNPLALKIVSTSIQDLFDGKIEDFLAQDTNVFHGLYQLLDQQCLRSSILERNLMFWLAINREWTTLSELSADLVPPTSRVDLLEALKSLSWRSLLEKQSGSYTQAPIVMEYVTDRLIEWICDEIEEMARTADPAIPIQPSLIDTSRLPKPQFPVPLLHSHALLKAQGKDYIQDIQIRQIVQPILNKLQLRLGDRPSVERVLTHLLTQLRQNPPPQLGYTGGNLLNLLIHLKTDLTGVDLSHLALWQADLRNVRLQQANLTHTDLSKTVFTEPLSLTLAVAFSPDGQLLATGDTNREVRVWRVADGKNVLTLQGHTNWIWSVAFSPDGQRLASGSDDKTIKLWDLQTGHCLQTLPEDPYPVWSVAFSPDGQTLASGSEAPLIKLWDLSTGTGYKTLEGHTNWVRSLTFSPDGQTLASGSDDETIKLWNLKTGKCSKTLRDHGDRVWSVAFSPDGQTLASGSSDQTVKLWNLHTGKCARTFVGHSNWVRSIAFSPDGQTLASGSEDQTVKLWQVETGACFQTLRGHTSWVRAVAFSPDGQTLASGSGDQTIKLWHFQTGQCRKTFYGYANRVRTVAFSPTAPLLASGYDDYTVKLWDSRTGQCLHTLRGHTNSVCGVAFNPTGHLLASSSGDQTVKLWHVSSQQCLRTLQGHRSRVWSVAFSADGQTLASSSDDQTIKLWDVDTGQCLQTLEGHTSWVCGVAFSADGQTLASGSYDQTIKLWDVRTGQCLQTLQGHSNWVWAIAISPDGQTLASGSGDHTVKLWDLTTGQCLQTLQGHSSRVWSVAFSPDGQTLASGSSDQTVRLWQVATGQGLHRLQKHTNLIWSVAFSPDGQTLASGSQDETIQLWTVQTGDALNTLKADRPYEGTRITDASGLTEAQEDALKALGAVTQDNQAQSLTVASSSPLPAASPPLIGRDRQWQLLYQWLTAPSDTHPSEILLLLGEAGIGKTRLLEELAATVRTNQGQVLWGWGFETEMLRPYGAWVDALRSLPLESLADLPPLRSLFPEVSVKSDQSPRPEESSDYPLGETASHRSWLLDAVVHLLSRLSTQHPTTLVILDNAQWLDEASIALLHYAARLFNQTTVRFACAARPRELTQNQSLGKLIQALRRDNRLRTVELPLLEQADIVQLVHAVNGAIDGNQVFADSGGNPLFALEITRAASQPGHVSLDSLEALIQDRLRQISPSTREFLTWAAVLGRSFNPSLIAAIAHCPLTDLLVAIEELEQEGIIRQGAILTGETQYAFVHDVVRQVAYQQISTPRRRLMHLQIAQALKKSLATDDSLAGDIAYHASLGDDHELAASTYMIAAERCLRLFAYAEASQLTQQGLHHCQFLDECTRVRCQIELLKLHVLAGVTKDRAAKVETQLRRLIDEAQTLGLKDEEATGFEVLIALNYDHGNLTSVQQHSLEAIERGRAASSTTTARMLAYTGWCLAETEREMPRAEALLLEAQSLAARAGLELIDIPCGLGCVRRHAADFAAARQLLHRAWRMAQAEQDHWRECVCLTYLAMTELEAGNPIAALSYSTELATVTNNISGEASEGAFAAALDALARYSVGEDSANVLLEQALAQLRQLDSQRMLAYTLTIAAGVDLQHDRVEMAIAHAEEAFRAAKIVAHPSELALAGVALAQARLTQGDRSSALQLLEDLQQQLDLQTVSTLAQKAIAQLWTMLG; from the coding sequence ATGTCCTCAACCCTGGACATCCGGTTATTAGGGGGGTTTTCTCTTGCCTATGGCGATCGCCCCATTCCAGGCATCACCACATCGCGATCGCAGGCGTTGCTGGCGTGTCTCGTTTTACACCGTCATACCCCCCAACCTCGACAGCGGCTCGCCTTTTACCTTTGGGCAGACTCAACCGATACCCAGGCTCGTAGCAATCTTCGTAAAGAATTAAGTTACTTACGGCGCGACTTACCAGAAGCCGATCGCTTTCTCATCATCGAATCCAAAACACTGCAATGGTCGCCTGCGGCTCCCTTTACCCTCGATGTCATGGCGTTTGAGAATGCCGTGAAAGCAGCAGCCCAAACGACCGATCCTGACCAGGTGCGATCGCTTTTAGAGCAGGCGATCCAGCTGTATCAGGGAGATTTGCTGCCAAGCTGTGAAGACGAGTGGATTGTCTCTGAACGGGAGCGACTCCAGCAGATCCGAGTCAAGGGGTTAGAGCAATTGATTGACCTGCTCAAAACTCAGCAGGACTATCGAACCGCCATCGGCTATGCTCAGCAACTCCTGCGGATTGATTCGCTGAATGAAGCAGCCTACGCCTCTCTGATGCAGTTGCACTGGCTCAGCGGCGATCGCGCCAATGCTCTCCAGCTTTATCATCGCTGCATCACCGTGTTACGGGAGGAGATGGGCGTTGATCCCAGTGCCACCACCCGCGACCTCTACCAGCGCATTCTCAACGAGGATGAACAGCCTACCCCACCAGAGCTACCCCGTTCCACGTCTATCCCTCCGGCACTACCTGTCCCCCCGACAACCCAACAAGACTGGGGCGAAGCGATTGATGTTTCTACGTTTTACGGTCGTGTCACGGAACTCTCGACGCTGCACCAGTGGATTAACCGCGATCGCTGCCGATTGGTGTTGCTATTGGGTATGGGCGGAATTGGTAAAACTGCGTTAGCCGTAAAATTAGCGCAGGAAATCGTAGGCAATCGGGAAGCGAAAATTGAAACCGGGAACGCAGAGGCAGGAACTCAAAACTCCCCCACTCCCCATTCCCTACTCCCTATTCTCTTTACTCATATCATCTGGCGATCGCTACGCAATGCCCCTCTACTGGAAACACTATTGGATGAGTTGATCCCGTTCCTATCCGATCAACAGGATGTGAAAGCTGAGATCGGACGGTTCATTCACTGGTTAAAGCGGCATCGCTGTCTGGTCATCCTCGACAATATAGAAAGCATTTTTCAGGAAGGCGATCGCGCTGGACATTATCGCGCTGGTTATGAGAGTTATGGCGAATTATTTAAGCAGTTGGGTGAGGTGCAACACCAGAGTTGTGTGTTGTTGACCAGCCGAGAAAAACCTGCGGAAATTGCTGTTTTAGAAGGAACAACAGCGGTTCAAACCTTACACCTGGGGGGCGTTCCAGAGGCAGCCTGCGCCATTATTGAAGCTAAAGGATTAATTGGCTCTGATACCCACAAACAACAACTGTGTCAGTTTCACAACTACAATCCACTGGCACTCAAAATTGTGTCTACTTCAATTCAAGATTTGTTTGACGGCAAGATTGAAGACTTTCTAGCACAAGACACAAACGTATTTCATGGGCTATATCAACTGCTCGATCAACAATGTTTGAGAAGCTCAATCTTAGAACGCAATTTGATGTTTTGGTTGGCAATTAATCGAGAGTGGACGACTCTTTCAGAATTGTCTGCCGATCTTGTTCCACCTACATCACGGGTTGATTTATTAGAGGCTTTAAAGTCGCTGAGTTGGCGATCGCTGCTGGAGAAACAATCGGGCAGCTACACTCAAGCACCCATCGTCATGGAATACGTGACAGATCGGCTGATTGAGTGGATCTGCGATGAGATTGAGGAAATGGCACGCACTGCCGACCCCGCTATCCCGATTCAGCCATCCCTCATCGATACATCCAGACTTCCCAAGCCACAGTTCCCCGTTCCTTTGCTCCACAGCCATGCGTTGCTCAAAGCGCAGGGCAAAGACTACATCCAGGACATTCAGATTCGTCAGATTGTCCAGCCCATCCTCAACAAACTTCAGCTTCGCCTGGGCGATCGCCCATCGGTTGAACGGGTTCTAACACACCTGTTGACCCAACTCCGCCAAAACCCACCCCCCCAACTGGGCTACACCGGAGGCAACTTGCTCAACCTGTTGATCCACTTGAAAACAGATTTAACCGGGGTTGACCTGTCTCACCTGGCTCTATGGCAGGCAGACCTGCGCAATGTGAGGTTGCAACAGGCGAACCTGACCCACACCGACCTATCGAAGACCGTGTTTACGGAACCCCTGAGCCTGACGCTGGCTGTCGCTTTTAGCCCGGATGGGCAACTGCTGGCGACTGGAGATACCAACCGTGAGGTGCGGGTGTGGCGCGTTGCCGATGGCAAAAACGTGTTGACCTTGCAGGGACACACCAACTGGATCTGGTCGGTTGCCTTTAGCCCCGATGGGCAACGGTTGGCGAGTGGCAGTGACGACAAAACTATCAAACTGTGGGATCTCCAGACCGGACACTGCCTCCAGACCTTGCCAGAAGACCCCTATCCCGTCTGGTCAGTTGCCTTTAGCCCCGATGGGCAGACGCTCGCCAGTGGCAGCGAAGCACCCCTCATCAAGTTGTGGGATCTGAGCACCGGGACAGGCTACAAAACCCTGGAGGGACACACCAATTGGGTGCGATCGCTCACCTTTAGCCCGGATGGTCAAACCCTCGCCAGCGGCAGCGACGACGAGACGATCAAACTGTGGAATCTCAAAACTGGGAAGTGCTCTAAAACGTTGCGTGACCATGGCGATCGCGTCTGGTCGGTGGCATTTAGCCCGGATGGGCAGACCCTCGCCAGTGGCAGCAGTGACCAGACCGTAAAGCTCTGGAATCTCCACACTGGAAAGTGCGCCAGAACCTTTGTGGGACATAGCAATTGGGTGCGATCGATCGCCTTTAGCCCCGATGGGCAAACCCTCGCCAGTGGCAGTGAAGACCAGACGGTAAAGCTGTGGCAGGTAGAGACGGGGGCGTGCTTCCAAACCTTGCGGGGGCATACAAGCTGGGTGCGAGCAGTGGCGTTTAGCCCGGACGGACAGACCCTCGCCAGTGGCAGTGGCGACCAAACCATTAAACTGTGGCACTTTCAGACGGGGCAATGTCGCAAAACGTTTTATGGGTACGCGAATCGCGTCCGCACAGTCGCCTTTAGCCCAACTGCACCACTGCTCGCCAGTGGCTATGACGACTACACCGTGAAACTTTGGGATAGCCGCACGGGGCAGTGCCTCCACACGTTGCGGGGACACACCAATTCTGTGTGTGGCGTTGCCTTTAACCCCACGGGGCACCTCCTCGCTAGCAGCAGCGGAGATCAGACGGTGAAGCTGTGGCATGTTTCCAGTCAACAGTGTTTACGAACCTTGCAGGGGCACCGTAGCCGAGTTTGGTCGGTGGCGTTTAGTGCCGATGGTCAAACCCTCGCCAGCAGCAGTGATGACCAGACGATTAAGCTGTGGGATGTTGACACCGGGCAATGCCTGCAAACCCTGGAGGGACACACCAGTTGGGTCTGTGGTGTTGCCTTTAGTGCCGATGGTCAGACCCTTGCCAGTGGCAGCTATGACCAGACCATTAAGCTGTGGGATGTCCGCACGGGGCAGTGTCTCCAAACCTTGCAGGGGCACAGCAATTGGGTATGGGCGATCGCCATCAGTCCCGATGGTCAAACCCTTGCCAGTGGCAGCGGCGACCACACGGTGAAGCTGTGGGATCTAACCACAGGACAATGCCTGCAAACGTTGCAGGGACACAGCAGTCGCGTCTGGTCGGTGGCATTTAGCCCTGATGGTCAAACCCTCGCCAGCGGCAGCAGCGACCAAACGGTGAGGCTCTGGCAGGTGGCTACGGGTCAAGGTCTACACCGTTTACAGAAACATACCAATCTGATCTGGTCGGTGGCATTTAGCCCCGATGGTCAAACCCTCGCCAGCGGTAGCCAGGATGAAACGATTCAACTGTGGACAGTTCAAACGGGGGACGCACTCAACACCCTGAAAGCCGATCGCCCCTATGAAGGAACCCGCATCACAGATGCGAGTGGGCTAACAGAGGCGCAGGAGGATGCGTTGAAGGCGTTGGGTGCGGTGACCCAGGACAACCAGGCACAATCTTTAACCGTTGCCAGTTCTTCCCCGTTGCCTGCTGCATCACCGCCATTGATTGGGCGCGATCGCCAGTGGCAACTTCTGTATCAGTGGCTCACCGCTCCGTCAGACACTCATCCGTCTGAGATTTTGCTGCTGCTGGGCGAAGCGGGCATTGGCAAAACCCGTCTTTTAGAAGAACTGGCAGCAACCGTTCGTACCAATCAGGGACAGGTGCTCTGGGGTTGGGGCTTTGAAACAGAAATGTTGCGCCCCTATGGGGCATGGGTGGATGCGCTGCGATCGCTGCCTCTCGAGTCTTTGGCAGACCTGCCACCATTGCGATCGCTGTTTCCAGAGGTGTCTGTCAAATCCGATCAATCGCCTCGACCCGAAGAATCGAGCGACTACCCCCTGGGAGAGACGGCTTCCCATCGCAGTTGGCTCTTAGATGCAGTGGTTCATCTGCTGTCGCGGCTCTCAACCCAACATCCCACAACCCTCGTCATTCTCGACAATGCCCAGTGGTTAGACGAAGCCTCCATCGCCCTGCTCCACTATGCGGCTCGATTGTTTAACCAGACAACGGTGCGGTTTGCCTGTGCAGCACGACCTCGTGAGCTTACGCAAAATCAGTCCCTGGGCAAACTGATCCAGGCTTTGCGACGCGACAACCGCCTGCGAACCGTGGAACTGCCGTTATTGGAGCAGGCAGATATTGTGCAATTGGTTCACGCGGTCAATGGGGCGATTGATGGCAATCAGGTATTTGCCGACAGTGGAGGTAACCCATTGTTTGCCCTGGAAATCACCCGCGCTGCCTCACAACCGGGTCATGTATCTTTAGACAGCCTGGAAGCCTTGATTCAAGACCGTCTCCGGCAAATTAGCCCATCTACCCGTGAGTTCTTGACGTGGGCAGCGGTGTTGGGTCGCAGCTTTAACCCAAGCCTGATCGCGGCGATCGCTCATTGCCCGTTGACTGATCTGCTAGTGGCGATCGAAGAACTGGAGCAGGAGGGCATCATTCGACAGGGAGCCATTCTCACAGGCGAAACCCAATATGCCTTTGTCCACGATGTCGTGCGTCAGGTCGCCTACCAGCAGATCTCCACGCCTCGTCGTCGCCTCATGCACTTGCAAATCGCTCAGGCATTGAAGAAATCCCTGGCAACCGATGACTCTCTGGCAGGCGACATCGCCTATCACGCCTCCCTCGGTGACGATCATGAACTGGCAGCTTCGACCTATATGATTGCTGCTGAGCGATGTTTGCGGTTGTTTGCCTACGCTGAGGCTTCCCAATTGACTCAGCAGGGGCTACATCATTGCCAATTTTTGGATGAGTGTACGCGAGTCCGCTGTCAGATTGAACTGCTGAAACTGCATGTTTTAGCAGGAGTCACGAAGGATCGGGCAGCTAAAGTGGAGACACAACTGCGCCGATTGATTGATGAAGCGCAGACGTTGGGACTCAAAGACGAAGAAGCAACTGGATTTGAGGTGCTTATTGCCCTTAACTATGACCACGGCAATTTAACCAGCGTCCAGCAGCACTCTCTAGAGGCGATCGAGCGAGGTCGGGCTGCCAGTTCTACCACGACTGCCCGGATGCTGGCGTACACCGGGTGGTGTCTGGCTGAAACAGAGCGAGAAATGCCCCGTGCAGAAGCTCTGTTGTTAGAGGCTCAATCCCTGGCTGCCAGAGCAGGACTGGAACTGATCGATATTCCCTGCGGGTTGGGCTGTGTGCGTCGTCATGCAGCGGATTTTGCTGCTGCTCGGCAACTCCTGCACCGGGCATGGCGCATGGCGCAAGCGGAGCAAGACCATTGGCGTGAGTGCGTCTGCCTGACTTATCTGGCAATGACCGAGCTAGAAGCGGGTAACCCGATCGCCGCTCTGTCTTATTCAACCGAATTGGCGACTGTCACCAACAACATTAGCGGTGAGGCAAGCGAGGGAGCCTTTGCAGCGGCACTGGATGCCCTTGCCCGATATAGCGTCGGTGAGGACAGCGCAAACGTTTTGTTAGAGCAAGCCCTGGCCCAACTGAGACAACTCGACTCACAGCGAATGCTGGCTTACACACTGACGATTGCAGCCGGAGTCGATCTACAACACGATCGTGTGGAGATGGCGATCGCCCATGCCGAAGAAGCGTTTCGGGCTGCCAAAATCGTCGCCCATCCAAGTGAACTTGCCCTCGCAGGTGTAGCCCTGGCTCAAGCCCGATTGACTCAGGGCGATCGCTCCTCTGCGCTTCAATTGTTGGAAGACCTGCAACAGCAACTTGATTTACAGACTGTTAGTACGCTTGCCCAAAAAGCGATCGCGCAATTGTGGACAATGCTAGGCTGA
- a CDS encoding chemotaxis protein CheW has protein sequence MSNTLIVPSTQSTTALEESCKAIVFAIANQLLALPLSAIVKVIYCSVELSHSIHNQELILFDHQPLTVLNLHSWLASTAMAQGRSPIRCLIIAQAYQDLYAIPVDRPPTLQELPLADIQPLPVAYSKAIAQMADHFALVNQQDVTHKILLLDLHQAAHLNAVATFDEGGDESESSPNIRV, from the coding sequence ATGTCTAACACGCTCATTGTTCCGTCAACTCAATCGACAACCGCATTGGAAGAAAGCTGCAAAGCCATTGTATTTGCGATCGCCAATCAACTGCTGGCGTTGCCCCTCTCTGCCATTGTGAAGGTCATCTATTGCTCTGTTGAACTGAGTCATAGCATTCACAATCAAGAGTTGATCTTGTTTGATCATCAACCCCTGACCGTGTTGAATTTGCATTCATGGTTAGCCTCTACGGCAATGGCTCAAGGGCGATCGCCCATCCGGTGTCTGATCATTGCTCAAGCCTATCAAGACCTCTATGCGATTCCAGTGGATCGACCTCCAACCCTGCAAGAGTTGCCACTGGCTGATATTCAGCCTCTCCCGGTCGCGTATAGTAAGGCGATCGCGCAGATGGCTGACCATTTCGCGCTGGTCAATCAACAGGATGTGACCCACAAGATCTTACTGCTCGATCTGCATCAGGCGGCTCATTTGAATGCCGTAGCCACATTCGATGAGGGCGGAGACGAGTCAGAAAGCTCCCCCAACATCAGGGTTTGA